In one Plasmodium falciparum 3D7 genome assembly, chromosome: 14 genomic region, the following are encoded:
- a CDS encoding ABC transporter G family member 2: protein MDLKGWISKKSSNVSYEKIKYEFSNVKYSVDHGRLEILHGIKGILLPKTITVIMGPSGSGKTTLLNILSMKVTEGVEGDFLINDMSRMKNIKRHMGYVLQDDYFFSRLTVYETIEFTAKLKLDIRDKKKLNELVHSVLDIMSLTHVKDTIVGDAFIRGISGGQRKRLSIANEILSNPPLLLMDEPTSGLDSSSALSLVECIQRIAQTSNTTIISSLHQPSSQVFSKFDRLIAITNGYIIYHGKTTDLNKYLKKVGFICPYGWNVADYLMDILSNKKFEAILIDNYNKYLHFDSDVGYYMNVKAIDSKIIHDDYDSILEKTNQSISKNSQTNNKSSTNLSSINKSPILSTQENKTREHDILKFQAVELLISLQENKTPYIRQNFFLLIRGLKKIITDEITIIKVIDLVVILTLFGVLWLHTFKEETEEGIIDTIGAIFFILSYWTFYPAYLSLYSFPSEREVIAKERNMKTFQVSNYFLSKLLAEFIYFFMIIAFWILVTHLILYGTLKIGIYLSYAFITLLNALISSSLGYFISTLFDNFSKAVSFLSVVLLTMTLTNGFYVEISKLDVPFRYLQWLSYQTYSASVLAKIKFDDALIKCSPDNNSLPCKNNGFFPGEIIVQKRFATLHISISILILICFYSVIKTFTYVSLRWSQALKMK from the coding sequence ATGGATTTGAAAGGGTGGATTTCCAAAAAAAGCTCTAACGTGTCATacgagaaaataaaatatgaattttcaaatgtaaaatattcaGTAGATCATGGTAGGTTAGAAATATTACACGGCATAAAAGGTATATTGCTACCAAAAACGATTACAGTTATAATGGGTCCAAGTGGGAGTGGAAAAACAACATTGttgaatatattatctatGAAGGTAACCGAAGGTGTAGAAGGagattttttaataaatgatatgagtagaatgaaaaatataaaaagacaTATGGGTTATGTATTACAAgatgattattttttttcaagatTAACTGTATATGAAACTATTGAATTTACTGCCAAATTAAAATTAGATATTagggataaaaaaaaattaaatgaattagTTCATTCTGTTTTAGATATTATGAGTTTAACACATGTAAAAGATACTATAGTAGGTGATGCATTTATTAGAGGTATAAGTGGTGGTCAAAGAAAAAGATTATCTATAgcaaatgaaatattatctAATCCACCTCTATTATTAATGGATGAACCTACAAGTGGATTAGATTCATCGTCTGCATTATCATTAGTTGAATGTATTCAAAGAATAGCTCAAACATCTAATACAACAATAATTTCTTCTTTACATCAACCAAGTAGTCAAGTGTTTTCAAAATTTGATCGATTAATTGCTATTACTAatggatatattatatatcatggGAAAACTACcgatttaaataaatatttaaaaaaagtagGATTTATATGCCCTTATGGATGGAATGTTGCAGATTATCTAATGGATATATTgtctaataaaaaatttgaagCAATATTAatagataattataataaatatttacattttgatAGTGATGTTGGCTATTATATGAATGTGAAAGCTATCGATAGTAAAATTATTCATGATGATTATGATAGTATTCTTGAAAAAACAAACCAAAGTATAAGTAAAAATTCACAAactaataataaatcatcaACAAATTTATCctcaataaataaatcacCTATATTATCCACacaagaaaataaaacaagAGAACATGATATTCTTAAATTTCAAGCTGTagaattattaatttcattaCAGGAAAATAAAACACCCTATATCAGAcaaaattttttcttattaatcagaggattaaaaaaaatcataacaGATGAAATTACTATAATCAAAGTTATAGATCTAGTAGTTATATTAACGCTATTTGGTGTTTTATGGTTACATACATTTAAGGAAGAAACAGAAGAAGGTATAATAGATACTATAGGagctatattttttatactttcCTATTGGACTTTTTATCCAGCTTATCtatctttatattcatttccATCTGAAAGAGAAGTAATAGCAAAAGAACGTAATATGAAAACATTCCAAGTTagtaattattttctttctaAACTATTAGCTGaatttatttacttttttatgATTATCGCATTCTGGATATTAGTTACTcatcttattttatatggaACCTTAAAAATTGGAATTTATCTAAGCTATGCTTTTATCACTCTATTAAATGCTTTAATTAGTAGTTCATTAGGATATTTCATATCAACATTATTCGATAACTTTAGTAAAGCAGTTAGCTTCCTATCTGTAGTCCTATTAACTATGACATTAACAAATGGATTCTATGTAGAAATAAGTAAACTAGATGTACCATTCAGATATCTACAATGGTTATCTTATCAAACATATTCTGCTTCTGTATTagcaaaaattaaatttgaTGATGCACTTATAAAATGTTCTCCTGATAATAATTCTCTACcatgtaaaaataatggTTTCTTCCCAGGAGAAATTATAGTACAAAAAAGATTTGCTACCTTGCATATTTCCATTTCAATTCTTATTTTAATCTGTTTCTATTCcgttataaaaacatttacTTACGTCTCTTTAAGATGGTCCCAAGccttaaaaatgaaatga